The following are encoded in a window of Rissa tridactyla isolate bRisTri1 chromosome 15, bRisTri1.patW.cur.20221130, whole genome shotgun sequence genomic DNA:
- the NDUFAF8 gene encoding NADH dehydrogenase [ubiquinone] 1 alpha subcomplex assembly factor 8: MSGRGVWLRTRARLRRFPALLAGCGEQAAAYGRCVAAAAGGTAELRRDACLEEFRALRECFARAAKATPK; encoded by the exons atgTCGGGCCGGGGCGTCTGGCTGCGGACGCGGGCGCGGCTGCGGCGCTTCCCCGCGCTGCTGGCGGGCTGCGGGGAGCAg GCGGCGGCCTATGGGCGGtgcgtggcggcggcggcgggcgggacggCGGAGCTGCGACGGGACGCCTGCCTGGAGGAGTTCAGGGCGCTGCGGGAGTGCTTCGCCAGGGCG GCCAAGGCGACGCCCAAGTGA
- the TEPSIN gene encoding AP-4 complex accessory subunit tepsin isoform X2, giving the protein MAAPLRDRLSFLGRLPVLLRGTADDDVPCPGYLLEEIAKISHESPGSSQCLLEYLLNRLQSSSCRVKLKVLKILLHTCAQGSPQFVLQLKRNACFIREATVFSGPPDPLHGNSLNQKVRAAAEDLASVLFSDAPLPQPAVLSARPLPPTGMGSSPSPCGSLQGFGFSGEKSSSASTGEALLSTIQRAAEAVAHAVLPSPEGSWPRRRELHEDAYQPVRAPSPTRSPAGAVKPPVATAAHSTRVSHQPGLAGGGWEEADSGHSSQDSSQGNGELSRTSDSCSKSGSDSHSGASRELTHVAERCGLLNCEVVLELLSRALEDPSDSIRMRSMCAISSLMCSDLLSLDQIFAMTRQQLQQLSQGSPGPVANRATKILRQFEALCRGQPSPKSARPHSDPSALAVDSAPCTGDLLTDVLPLAGESILTPLSTAPLPMAMPARSEEQGVEAETHGQPGAAVPACPCEQEVVSRLAADTVPSCSLSLFAGMELVARPGAMLCPDSLPAEPRTLSQPQDRQTDAEGSLQPSAFAFLNM; this is encoded by the exons ATGGCGGCGCCGCTGCGAGACCGGTTGAGTTTCCTGGGCCGG ctgccgGTGCTGCTGAGGGGAACGGCCGACGACGACGTCCCCTGCCCCGGGTACCTGCTGGAGGAGATCGCCA AGATCTCCCACGAGTCGCCTGGCAGCAGCCAGTGCCTGCTGGAGTATCTCCTCAACcggctgcagagcagctcctgccgCGTCAAGCTGAAG GTGCTGAAGATCCTGCTGCACACATGCGCCCAGGGCTCCCCGCAGTTCGTCCTGCAGCTGAAGAGGAACGCCTGCTTCATACGGGAGGCAACAG TGTTTTCTGGGCCCCCAGACCCCCTCCATGGCAACAGCTTGAACCAGAAGGTGCGGGCGGCCGCAGAG GACTTGGCCAGTGTTCTCTTTTCGGATGCGCCGCTCCCCCAGCCTGCCGTGCTTTCTGCCCGTCCCCTGCCTCCCACGG GCATGGgttccagccccagcccctgcggcTCCTTGCAAGGATTTGGCTTCAGCGGTGAGAAAAGCAGCTCTG cttcGACGGGGGAAGCCCTGCTCAGCACCATCCAGCGAGCAGCCGAAGCGGTGGCCCACGCTGTGCTCCCCTCCCCGGAGGGGTCCTGGCCTCGCCGCAGGGAGCTCCACGAGGATGCGTACCAGCCCGTGAGGGCCCCCTCTCCCACCAGGagcccagctggggctgtgaAGCCACCCGTGGCCACCGCAGCACACAGCACCCGAG TGAGCCACCAGCCGGGGCTGGCCGGAGgcggctgggaggaggcagaCAGTGGACACAGCTCCCAGGACTCCTCGCAGGGGAACGGCGAGTTAAGCCGCACCTCGGACTCCTGCAGCAAATCGGGCAGCGACAGCCACTCCGGGGCCAGCCGGGAGCTGACCCACGTGGCCGAGAG GTGCGGGCTGCTGAACTGCGAGGTGGTGCTGGAGCTGCTCAGCCGGGCGCTGGAGGACCCCAGTGACAGCATCCGCATG AGATCCATGTGCGCCATCTCCTCCCTCATGTGCTCCGACCTGCTCTCCCTGGACCAGATCTTCGCCATGACtcggcagcagctgcagcagctcagccaaGGCAGCCCCGGTCCCGTCGCCAACCGAGCAACAAAG ATCCTGCGGCAGTTTGAGGCGCTCTGCAGAGGCCAGCCCTCCCCGAAGAGTGCCCGCCCGCACTCGGACCCCTCCGCCCTCGCCGTGGACTCAGCCCCGTGCACTGGGGACCTGCTGACGGACGTCCTGCCCCTGGCAGGCGAGAGCATCCTCACCCCCCTGAGCACAGCCCCGCTCCCTATGGCCATGCCGGCCCGCAGTGAGGAGCAAGGGGTGGAAGCGGAGACTCATGGGCAGCCCGGTGCTGCAGTGCCAGCCTGTCCCTGCGAGCAGGAGGTGGTGAGCAGGCTGGCAGCGGACACGGTGCCCTCCTGCAGCCTGTCCCTCTTCGCCGGCATGGAGCTGGTGGCCCGTCCCGGCGCGATGCTCTGCCCGGACTCTCTGCCGGCGGAGCCGCGGACACTGTCCCAGCCCCAGGACAGGCAGACGGACGCAgagggcagcctgcagccatCGGCCTTCGCCTTCCTCAACATGTAG
- the TEPSIN gene encoding AP-4 complex accessory subunit tepsin isoform X1 — MAAPLRDRLSFLGRLPVLLRGTADDDVPCPGYLLEEIAKISHESPGSSQCLLEYLLNRLQSSSCRVKLKVLKILLHTCAQGSPQFVLQLKRNACFIREATVFSGPPDPLHGNSLNQKVRAAAEDLASVLFSDAPLPQPAVLSARPLPPTGMGSSPSPCGSLQGFGFSGEKSSSASTGEALLSTIQRAAEAVAHAVLPSPEGSWPRRRELHEDAYQPVRAPSPTRSPAGAVKPPVATAAHSTRVSHQPGLAGGGWEEADSGHSSQDSSQGNGELSRTSDSCSKSGSDSHSGASRELTHVAERVDADSLGDCVREVSLVSALTRGARVFLTREEAQHFVKECGLLNCEVVLELLSRALEDPSDSIRMRSMCAISSLMCSDLLSLDQIFAMTRQQLQQLSQGSPGPVANRATKILRQFEALCRGQPSPKSARPHSDPSALAVDSAPCTGDLLTDVLPLAGESILTPLSTAPLPMAMPARSEEQGVEAETHGQPGAAVPACPCEQEVVSRLAADTVPSCSLSLFAGMELVARPGAMLCPDSLPAEPRTLSQPQDRQTDAEGSLQPSAFAFLNM, encoded by the exons ATGGCGGCGCCGCTGCGAGACCGGTTGAGTTTCCTGGGCCGG ctgccgGTGCTGCTGAGGGGAACGGCCGACGACGACGTCCCCTGCCCCGGGTACCTGCTGGAGGAGATCGCCA AGATCTCCCACGAGTCGCCTGGCAGCAGCCAGTGCCTGCTGGAGTATCTCCTCAACcggctgcagagcagctcctgccgCGTCAAGCTGAAG GTGCTGAAGATCCTGCTGCACACATGCGCCCAGGGCTCCCCGCAGTTCGTCCTGCAGCTGAAGAGGAACGCCTGCTTCATACGGGAGGCAACAG TGTTTTCTGGGCCCCCAGACCCCCTCCATGGCAACAGCTTGAACCAGAAGGTGCGGGCGGCCGCAGAG GACTTGGCCAGTGTTCTCTTTTCGGATGCGCCGCTCCCCCAGCCTGCCGTGCTTTCTGCCCGTCCCCTGCCTCCCACGG GCATGGgttccagccccagcccctgcggcTCCTTGCAAGGATTTGGCTTCAGCGGTGAGAAAAGCAGCTCTG cttcGACGGGGGAAGCCCTGCTCAGCACCATCCAGCGAGCAGCCGAAGCGGTGGCCCACGCTGTGCTCCCCTCCCCGGAGGGGTCCTGGCCTCGCCGCAGGGAGCTCCACGAGGATGCGTACCAGCCCGTGAGGGCCCCCTCTCCCACCAGGagcccagctggggctgtgaAGCCACCCGTGGCCACCGCAGCACACAGCACCCGAG TGAGCCACCAGCCGGGGCTGGCCGGAGgcggctgggaggaggcagaCAGTGGACACAGCTCCCAGGACTCCTCGCAGGGGAACGGCGAGTTAAGCCGCACCTCGGACTCCTGCAGCAAATCGGGCAGCGACAGCCACTCCGGGGCCAGCCGGGAGCTGACCCACGTGGCCGAGAG GGTGGACGCTGACAGCCTGGGCGACTGCGTGCGAGAGGTGAGCCTGGTGTCGGCGCTGACCCGCGGTGCCAGGGTCTTCCTCACCAGGGAGGAAGCACAGCACTTCGTCAAGGA GTGCGGGCTGCTGAACTGCGAGGTGGTGCTGGAGCTGCTCAGCCGGGCGCTGGAGGACCCCAGTGACAGCATCCGCATG AGATCCATGTGCGCCATCTCCTCCCTCATGTGCTCCGACCTGCTCTCCCTGGACCAGATCTTCGCCATGACtcggcagcagctgcagcagctcagccaaGGCAGCCCCGGTCCCGTCGCCAACCGAGCAACAAAG ATCCTGCGGCAGTTTGAGGCGCTCTGCAGAGGCCAGCCCTCCCCGAAGAGTGCCCGCCCGCACTCGGACCCCTCCGCCCTCGCCGTGGACTCAGCCCCGTGCACTGGGGACCTGCTGACGGACGTCCTGCCCCTGGCAGGCGAGAGCATCCTCACCCCCCTGAGCACAGCCCCGCTCCCTATGGCCATGCCGGCCCGCAGTGAGGAGCAAGGGGTGGAAGCGGAGACTCATGGGCAGCCCGGTGCTGCAGTGCCAGCCTGTCCCTGCGAGCAGGAGGTGGTGAGCAGGCTGGCAGCGGACACGGTGCCCTCCTGCAGCCTGTCCCTCTTCGCCGGCATGGAGCTGGTGGCCCGTCCCGGCGCGATGCTCTGCCCGGACTCTCTGCCGGCGGAGCCGCGGACACTGTCCCAGCCCCAGGACAGGCAGACGGACGCAgagggcagcctgcagccatCGGCCTTCGCCTTCCTCAACATGTAG